The following coding sequences are from one Pseudomonas oryzae window:
- a CDS encoding ABC transporter substrate-binding protein gives MNAISRLTAVVSLASLLPLSALAGEVEVLHWWTSGGEKRAADTLQKLVEEKGHSWKDFAVAGGGGEAAMTVLKTRAVSGNPPSAAQIKGPDIQEWGELGLLAEMDEVAGEGQWDQLLSPQVADIMKYDGHYVAVPVNVHRVNWLWINPEVFAKAGATPPTTLAEFFAAADKLKAAGFIAVAHGGQPWQDGTLFEDLVLSILGPQGFHKAFVEQDKATLTGAQMVEVFAALKKLRGYIDADAAGRDWNTAAGLVINGKAGMQIMGDWAKSEWSAAGKVAGKDYQCLPFPGTQGSFAYNIDSLAMFALKDDADRKAQADLARTVLEPQFQQFFNQNKGSIPVRLDQDMSSFDACAQQSMQDFKQAAAGGGLQPSLAHGMAASSYVQGAVFDVVTNFFNDPAADPQKAAQQLAAAIQAVQ, from the coding sequence ATGAATGCCATCTCCCGCCTGACCGCTGTCGTTTCCCTCGCCTCGCTGTTGCCGCTGTCCGCCCTCGCCGGCGAAGTGGAAGTCCTGCACTGGTGGACTTCCGGCGGCGAGAAACGCGCCGCCGATACTCTGCAGAAACTCGTCGAAGAGAAGGGCCACAGCTGGAAGGACTTCGCCGTCGCCGGTGGCGGCGGCGAGGCGGCCATGACCGTGCTGAAGACCCGCGCAGTGTCCGGCAACCCGCCGTCCGCGGCGCAGATCAAGGGCCCGGACATCCAGGAGTGGGGCGAGCTCGGTCTGCTCGCCGAGATGGACGAGGTGGCCGGCGAAGGCCAGTGGGACCAGCTGCTGTCGCCGCAGGTGGCCGACATCATGAAGTACGACGGCCACTACGTCGCCGTGCCGGTCAACGTGCACCGGGTCAACTGGCTGTGGATCAACCCCGAGGTGTTCGCCAAGGCCGGCGCCACGCCGCCGACCACCCTCGCCGAGTTCTTCGCCGCCGCCGACAAGCTCAAGGCCGCCGGCTTCATCGCCGTCGCCCACGGTGGCCAGCCGTGGCAGGACGGCACCCTGTTCGAGGACCTGGTGCTGAGCATCCTCGGCCCGCAGGGCTTCCACAAGGCGTTCGTCGAACAGGACAAGGCGACCCTCACCGGTGCGCAGATGGTCGAGGTGTTCGCCGCCCTCAAGAAGCTGCGCGGCTACATCGACGCCGACGCCGCCGGCCGCGACTGGAACACCGCCGCCGGCCTGGTGATCAACGGCAAGGCCGGCATGCAGATCATGGGCGACTGGGCGAAGAGCGAGTGGAGCGCCGCCGGCAAGGTGGCGGGCAAGGACTACCAGTGCCTGCCGTTCCCCGGCACCCAGGGCAGCTTCGCCTACAACATCGACTCGCTGGCCATGTTCGCCCTCAAGGACGACGCCGACCGCAAGGCGCAGGCCGACCTGGCGCGCACCGTGCTCGAGCCGCAGTTCCAGCAGTTTTTCAACCAGAACAAGGGCTCGATCCCGGTGCGCCTCGACCAGGACATGAGCAGCTTCGACGCCTGCGCCCAGCAGTCCATGCAGGACTTCAAGCAGGCGGCCGCGGGCGGTGGCCTGCAGCCCAGCCTGGCCCACGGCATGGCCGCCTCCAGCTACGTGCAGGGCGCGGTGTTCGACGTGGTGACCAACTTCTTCAACGACCCGGCTGCCGACCCGCAGAAGGCGGCGCAGCAACTGGCCGCCGCGATCCAGGCGGTGCAGTAA
- a CDS encoding carbohydrate ABC transporter permease, with protein sequence MSSIAVFARPSPLDALQRWLPKLVLAPSMLIVLVGFYGYILWTFVLSFTNSRFMPSYKWVGLQQYQRLLDNDRWWVASQNLLVYGGLFIAISLVLGVLLAVLLDQRVRREGFIRTVYLYPMALSMIVTGTAWKWLLNPGLGLDKLLRDWGWEGFRFDWLVDPDRVVYCLVIAAVWQSSGFVMALFLAGLRGVDQSIIRAAQVDGASLPTIYLRIVLPSLGPVFFSALMILAHIAIKSFDLVAAMTAGGPGYASDLPAMFMYAHTFTRGQMGLGAASAMLMLGAVLAILVPYLYSELRNKRHA encoded by the coding sequence ATGTCCTCAATCGCAGTCTTCGCCAGGCCCTCGCCGCTGGACGCATTGCAGCGCTGGCTGCCCAAGCTGGTGCTGGCGCCGAGCATGCTGATCGTGCTGGTCGGCTTCTACGGCTACATCCTGTGGACCTTCGTGCTGTCCTTCACCAACTCGCGCTTCATGCCCAGCTACAAGTGGGTGGGCCTGCAGCAGTACCAGCGCCTGCTGGACAACGACCGCTGGTGGGTGGCCAGCCAGAACCTGCTGGTCTACGGCGGGCTGTTCATCGCCATCAGCCTGGTGCTCGGCGTGCTGCTCGCCGTGCTGCTCGACCAGCGCGTGCGTCGCGAGGGCTTCATCCGCACCGTCTACCTGTACCCGATGGCGCTGTCGATGATCGTCACCGGCACCGCCTGGAAGTGGCTGCTCAACCCCGGTCTCGGCCTCGACAAGCTGCTGCGCGACTGGGGCTGGGAAGGTTTCCGCTTCGACTGGCTGGTCGACCCCGACCGCGTCGTCTACTGCCTGGTGATCGCCGCGGTGTGGCAGTCCTCGGGCTTCGTCATGGCGCTGTTCCTCGCCGGCCTGCGCGGCGTCGACCAGTCGATCATCCGCGCCGCCCAGGTCGACGGCGCCAGCCTGCCGACCATCTACCTGCGCATCGTGCTGCCCAGTCTGGGGCCGGTGTTCTTCAGTGCGCTGATGATCCTCGCCCACATCGCCATCAAGAGCTTCGACCTGGTGGCGGCGATGACCGCCGGCGGCCCCGGCTACGCCTCCGACCTGCCGGCGATGTTCATGTACGCCCACACCTTCACCCGCGGCCAGATGGGCCTCGGCGCCGCCAGCGCGATGCTGATGCTCGGCGCGGTGCTGGCGATCCTGGTGCCCTACCTGTACTCCGAGCTGAGGAACAAGCGCCATGCCTAA
- a CDS encoding carbohydrate ABC transporter permease: protein MPKQPTFSLSRLAIYATLILACAVYLVPLVVMLLTSFKTPDDIRSGNLLSIPDVFTLIGWVKAWDSVGGFFWNSVKITVPAVIISTLLGALNGYVLSMWRFRGSQLFFGLLLFGCFLPFQVVLLPASFTLGQFGLANTTGGLVLVHVVYGLAFTTLFFRNFYVSIPEALVRAARLDGAGFFTIFGRILLPMSIPTIMVCLIWQFTQIWNDFLFGVVFASGDSQPITVALNNLVNTSTGAKEYNVDMAAALIAGLPTLLVYVFAGKYFLRGLTAGAVKG, encoded by the coding sequence ATGCCTAAGCAACCCACTTTCAGCCTCAGCCGCCTGGCGATCTACGCCACGCTGATCCTGGCCTGCGCCGTCTACCTGGTGCCGCTGGTGGTGATGCTGCTGACCAGCTTCAAGACCCCGGACGACATCCGCAGCGGCAACCTGCTGTCGATCCCGGACGTGTTCACCCTGATCGGCTGGGTCAAGGCCTGGGACAGCGTCGGCGGCTTCTTCTGGAACTCGGTGAAGATCACCGTGCCGGCGGTGATCATCTCCACCCTGCTCGGCGCGCTGAACGGCTATGTGCTGTCGATGTGGCGCTTCCGCGGCTCGCAGCTGTTCTTCGGCCTGCTGCTGTTCGGCTGCTTCCTGCCGTTCCAGGTGGTGCTGCTGCCGGCGTCCTTCACCCTCGGCCAGTTCGGCCTGGCCAACACCACCGGTGGCCTGGTGTTGGTCCATGTGGTCTACGGCCTGGCGTTCACCACGCTGTTCTTCCGCAACTTCTACGTGAGCATCCCGGAAGCCCTGGTGCGTGCCGCGCGGCTCGACGGCGCGGGGTTCTTCACCATCTTCGGGCGCATCCTGCTGCCGATGTCGATCCCCACCATCATGGTCTGCCTGATCTGGCAGTTCACCCAGATCTGGAACGACTTCCTGTTCGGCGTGGTGTTCGCCAGCGGCGACAGCCAGCCGATCACCGTGGCCCTGAACAACCTGGTGAACACCAGCACCGGGGCCAAGGAATACAACGTCGACATGGCCGCCGCGCTGATCGCCGGCCTGCCCACCCTGCTGGTCTACGTATTCGCCGGCAAATACTTCCTGCGCGGCCTCACCGCCGGCGCCGTCAAAGGCTGA
- a CDS encoding ABC transporter ATP-binding protein: MATLELRNVNKTYGNGQADTLKNIELAIDSGEFLILVGPSGCGKSTLMNCIAGLEDISGGAILVDGQDISGMSPKDRDIAMVFQSYALYPTMSVRENIAFGLKIRKLPQAEIDAEVARVAKLLQIEHLLERKPAQMSGGQQQRVAMGRALARRPKIYLFDEPLSNLDAKLRVEMRTEIKLMHQRLKTTTVYVTHDQIEAMTLGDKVAVMKDGIIQQFGTPQQIYNDPANLFVAGFMGSPPMNFIPLRLQRQGGRWVGLLDSADGHCELALGEVEEGLEGREVILGVRPEQILVGAAGDALPGLRARVQVLEPTGPDTLVFVEINQTKVCVRLAPDAAPRAGDTLELQFAPDKVLLFDAQSGERLGVLGKARSPERQAKVAQLEGR, from the coding sequence ATGGCAACCCTCGAACTGCGCAACGTCAACAAGACCTACGGCAACGGCCAGGCCGACACGCTGAAGAACATCGAGCTGGCGATCGATTCCGGCGAGTTCCTGATCCTGGTCGGTCCCTCGGGCTGCGGCAAGTCGACCCTGATGAACTGCATCGCCGGCCTGGAGGACATCAGCGGCGGCGCCATCCTGGTCGACGGCCAGGACATCAGCGGCATGAGCCCCAAGGATCGCGACATCGCCATGGTGTTCCAGTCCTACGCGCTGTACCCGACCATGAGCGTGCGCGAGAACATCGCCTTCGGCCTGAAGATCCGCAAGCTGCCGCAGGCCGAGATCGACGCCGAGGTCGCAAGGGTGGCGAAACTGCTGCAGATCGAGCACCTGCTCGAGCGCAAGCCGGCGCAGATGTCCGGCGGCCAGCAGCAGCGCGTGGCGATGGGCCGGGCGCTGGCGCGGCGGCCGAAGATCTACCTGTTCGACGAGCCGCTGTCCAACCTCGACGCCAAGCTGCGCGTGGAGATGCGCACCGAGATCAAGCTGATGCACCAGCGCCTGAAGACCACCACGGTGTACGTCACCCACGACCAGATCGAGGCGATGACCCTGGGTGACAAGGTGGCGGTGATGAAGGACGGCATCATCCAGCAGTTCGGCACCCCGCAGCAGATCTACAACGATCCGGCCAACCTGTTCGTCGCCGGCTTCATGGGCTCGCCGCCGATGAACTTCATCCCCCTGCGCCTGCAGCGCCAGGGCGGCCGCTGGGTCGGCCTGCTCGACAGCGCCGACGGTCACTGCGAGCTGGCGCTGGGCGAGGTGGAGGAGGGCCTGGAGGGGCGCGAGGTGATCCTCGGCGTGCGGCCGGAGCAGATCCTGGTCGGCGCTGCCGGCGACGCGCTGCCGGGCCTGCGCGCCCGGGTGCAGGTGCTCGAGCCGACCGGCCCGGACACCCTGGTCTTCGTCGAGATCAACCAGACCAAGGTGTGCGTGCGCCTGGCGCCGGACGCCGCGCCGCGCGCCGGCGACACCCTGGAGCTGCAGTTCGCGCCGGACAAGGTGCTGCTGTTCGACGCGCAGAGCGGCGAGCGCCTGGGCGTGCTGGGCAAGGCGCGCAGCCCCGAGCGGCAGGCCAAGGTCGCCCAGCTGGAGGGCCGCTGA
- a CDS encoding maltoporin, whose protein sequence is MSTTFKGLWVLPCALFAVSGLAQAVEFTGYVRAGAGGTDEGGTQSCFQLPGAPSKYRLGNECEQYMELDLRQDLVKLADGSTISVEGMAQLYNEYGHTPEFTGGHGFARMNQMYAEWSDMPLLNGGSLWAGRRFYKRNDIHISDFYYWNQSATGFGLDEVKIGDLKYSYVFSRKDSVFQDPYINRHDFNVGGFRSNPGGEVEVGVSYIDKPDSRDAHSGWAVSAQHKQDGFLGGANTFAVQYGEGPGTGLGYTGDPTLDSSDKSWRVVEFFDWQLTPRFGGQFEVVYQKDTRADGDDQDWLSLGVRPVYALSEQFKLVAELGHDQIDAPDGTRKLSKFTVAPIWSPAGPGFWQRPEVRLYYTYASWNEAAQRAANQMAAGSALSDSGAFGDALHGSNFGVQLEYWWK, encoded by the coding sequence ATGAGCACGACTTTCAAAGGTTTGTGGGTTCTGCCCTGCGCGCTGTTCGCGGTGTCCGGGCTGGCGCAGGCGGTGGAGTTCACCGGCTACGTGCGCGCCGGCGCCGGCGGCACGGACGAGGGCGGCACGCAATCCTGCTTCCAGCTGCCGGGCGCGCCGTCCAAGTACCGCCTCGGCAACGAGTGCGAGCAGTACATGGAGCTAGACCTGCGCCAGGACCTGGTCAAGCTCGCCGACGGCTCGACCATCAGCGTCGAGGGCATGGCGCAGCTGTACAACGAGTACGGCCACACCCCGGAGTTCACCGGCGGCCACGGCTTCGCGCGGATGAACCAGATGTACGCCGAGTGGAGCGACATGCCGCTGCTCAACGGCGGCTCGCTGTGGGCCGGGCGCCGCTTCTACAAGCGCAACGACATCCACATCTCCGACTTCTACTACTGGAACCAGAGCGCCACCGGCTTCGGCCTCGACGAGGTGAAGATCGGCGACCTCAAGTACAGCTACGTGTTCTCGCGCAAGGACAGCGTGTTCCAGGATCCCTACATCAACCGTCACGACTTCAACGTCGGCGGCTTCCGTAGCAACCCCGGCGGCGAGGTCGAGGTCGGCGTCAGCTACATCGACAAGCCGGACAGTCGCGACGCGCACAGCGGCTGGGCGGTCAGCGCCCAGCACAAGCAGGACGGCTTCCTCGGCGGCGCCAACACCTTCGCCGTGCAGTACGGCGAAGGCCCGGGCACCGGCCTCGGCTACACCGGCGACCCGACCCTGGACAGCAGCGACAAGAGCTGGCGCGTGGTGGAGTTCTTTGACTGGCAGCTGACCCCGCGCTTCGGCGGCCAGTTCGAGGTGGTCTACCAGAAGGACACCCGTGCGGACGGTGACGACCAGGACTGGCTGTCGCTCGGCGTGCGTCCGGTGTACGCGCTCAGCGAGCAGTTCAAGCTGGTCGCCGAGCTGGGCCACGACCAGATCGACGCTCCCGACGGCACCCGCAAGCTGAGCAAGTTCACCGTCGCGCCGATCTGGTCGCCGGCCGGCCCCGGCTTCTGGCAGCGCCCGGAAGTGCGCCTGTATTACACCTACGCCAGCTGGAACGAGGCGGCGCAGCGCGCGGCCAACCAGATGGCGGCGGGCTCGGCGCTGTCCGACAGCGGCGCCTTCGGCGATGCCCTGCACGGCTCCAACTTCGGCGTGCAGCTCGAGTACTGGTGGAAGTGA
- a CDS encoding MurR/RpiR family transcriptional regulator, whose protein sequence is MHNLLEQIQSRLEELNKAERKVAETILRDPQQATRFSIAALAQAAQVSEPTVNRFCRSFGVNGYPELKMQLAQSLASGAAYVSRAVEPDDAPADYIRKIFGSTIASLDSACQSLDPQLISQAVDLMIQARQIHFFGLGASASVALDAQHKFFRFNLAVSAHSDVLMQRMLASVAYTGDLFVIISYTGRTRELVEVARIARQNGASVLGLTAAGSPLARTCTVSLDIPLPEDTDIYMPMTSRIIQLAVLDVLATGVTLRRGVDFQPHLRKIKESLNATRYPSDEELG, encoded by the coding sequence GTGCACAACCTTCTGGAGCAGATCCAGAGCCGCCTCGAAGAGCTCAACAAGGCCGAGCGCAAGGTCGCCGAGACGATCCTGCGCGACCCGCAGCAGGCCACCCGCTTCAGCATCGCCGCGCTGGCCCAGGCCGCGCAGGTCAGCGAGCCGACGGTGAACCGTTTCTGCCGCTCCTTCGGCGTCAACGGCTACCCCGAGCTGAAGATGCAGCTGGCGCAGAGCCTGGCCAGCGGCGCCGCCTACGTCAGCCGCGCGGTGGAGCCGGACGACGCGCCGGCGGACTACATCCGCAAGATCTTCGGCAGCACCATCGCCTCGCTGGACAGCGCCTGCCAGAGCCTCGACCCGCAGCTGATCAGCCAGGCGGTGGACCTGATGATCCAGGCCCGGCAGATCCACTTCTTCGGCCTCGGCGCCTCGGCCTCGGTGGCGCTCGACGCGCAGCACAAGTTCTTCCGCTTCAACCTCGCGGTGTCGGCCCACTCCGACGTGCTGATGCAGCGCATGCTCGCCTCGGTGGCGTACACCGGCGACCTGTTCGTGATCATTTCCTACACCGGGCGCACCCGCGAGCTGGTCGAGGTGGCGCGCATCGCCCGGCAGAACGGCGCCTCGGTGCTCGGCCTGACCGCCGCCGGCTCGCCGCTGGCCAGGACCTGCACGGTCAGCCTGGACATCCCGCTGCCGGAGGACACCGACATCTACATGCCGATGACCTCGCGGATCATCCAGCTCGCCGTGCTCGACGTGCTGGCCACCGGGGTGACCCTGCGCCGCGGCGTGGACTTCCAGCCGCACCTGCGTAAGATCAAGGAAAGCCTCAACGCCACCCGCTACCCGAGCGACGAGGAGCTGGGCTGA
- the zwf gene encoding glucose-6-phosphate dehydrogenase codes for MTPQAIEPCTLALFGGLGDLALRKLFPALYQLDRAGLLPAATRILALARDDGDPAAHLATITDGLQRHVPARELEEGALQRFLARLDYLAMDFLCADHYPVLADRLGPVERLIAYFATPAAVYGAICNGLAQSGLAGRTRVVLEKPIGHDLASSRAVNEAVAAHFPENRTYRIDHYLGKETVQNLIALRFANSLFETQWNQNHISHVEISVAEQVGIEGRWGYFDQAGQLRDMIQNHLLQLLCLIAMDPPSDLSADSIRDEKVKVLKALAPIAPEQLGQQVVRGQYVAGSILGKPVPGYLEEDNANARSDTETFVALRAEIRNWRWAGVPFYLRTGKRMPQKLSQIVIHFKEPPHCIFAPEQRPLISNKLIIRLQPDEGISLQVMTKDQGLDKGMQLRSGPLQLSFSDTYRSARIPDAYERLLLEVMKGQQNLFVRKDEIEYAWKWCDQLIAGWRQQGDPPKPYAAGTWGPMASIALITRDGRSWYGDL; via the coding sequence ATGACCCCGCAAGCTATCGAACCCTGTACCCTCGCCCTGTTCGGCGGCCTTGGCGACCTGGCGCTGCGCAAGCTGTTCCCGGCGCTCTACCAGCTCGATCGCGCCGGCCTGCTGCCGGCGGCGACGCGCATCCTCGCCCTGGCCCGCGACGACGGCGACCCCGCCGCGCACCTGGCGACCATCACCGACGGTTTGCAGCGCCATGTGCCGGCGCGCGAGCTGGAGGAGGGCGCGCTGCAACGCTTCCTGGCGCGCCTCGACTACCTGGCGATGGACTTCCTCTGCGCCGACCACTACCCGGTGCTGGCCGACCGGCTCGGCCCGGTGGAGCGGCTGATCGCCTACTTCGCCACTCCCGCTGCGGTGTACGGCGCGATTTGCAACGGCCTGGCGCAGAGCGGCCTGGCCGGGCGCACGCGGGTGGTGCTGGAGAAGCCGATCGGCCACGACCTGGCCTCGTCGCGGGCGGTCAACGAGGCGGTCGCCGCGCACTTCCCGGAGAACCGCACCTACCGCATCGACCACTACCTGGGCAAGGAGACGGTGCAGAACCTGATCGCCCTGCGCTTCGCCAACAGCCTGTTCGAGACGCAGTGGAACCAGAACCACATCTCCCACGTGGAGATCAGCGTGGCCGAGCAGGTGGGCATCGAAGGCCGCTGGGGCTACTTTGACCAGGCCGGCCAGCTGCGCGACATGATCCAGAACCACCTGCTGCAGCTGCTCTGCCTGATCGCCATGGACCCGCCCAGCGACCTGTCGGCCGACAGCATCCGCGACGAGAAGGTCAAGGTGCTCAAGGCGCTGGCGCCGATCGCTCCCGAGCAGCTCGGCCAGCAGGTGGTGCGCGGTCAGTACGTGGCCGGCAGCATCCTCGGCAAGCCGGTGCCCGGCTACCTGGAGGAGGACAACGCCAACGCCCGCAGCGACACCGAGACCTTCGTCGCCCTGCGCGCCGAGATCCGCAACTGGCGCTGGGCCGGCGTGCCCTTCTACCTGCGTACCGGCAAGCGCATGCCGCAGAAGCTGTCGCAGATCGTCATCCACTTCAAGGAGCCGCCGCACTGCATCTTCGCCCCCGAACAGCGCCCGCTGATCAGCAACAAGCTGATCATCCGCCTGCAGCCGGACGAGGGCATCTCCCTGCAGGTGATGACCAAGGACCAGGGCCTCGACAAGGGCATGCAGCTGCGCAGTGGCCCGCTGCAGCTGAGCTTCTCCGACACCTACCGCAGCGCGCGGATTCCCGACGCCTACGAGCGCCTGCTGCTCGAGGTGATGAAGGGCCAGCAGAACCTGTTCGTGCGCAAGGACGAGATCGAGTACGCCTGGAAGTGGTGCGACCAGCTGATCGCCGGCTGGCGCCAGCAGGGCGATCCGCCCAAGCCCTATGCGGCCGGAACCTGGGGGCCGATGGCCTCCATCGCCCTGATCACCCGTGACGGCAGGAGCTGGTATGGCGATCTGTAA
- the pgl gene encoding 6-phosphogluconolactonase, with protein MAICNLDLPAQVIGFTLSDPLQLAGELALAVANALRAAIAERGRATLVVSGGRSPVEFFKRLSAQPLDWSKVVVSLADERWVPVGHPDSNEGLVRRHLLQGEAAAARFVGLYRPAASLAEAADLADRALAELPQPIDVLVLGMGEDGHTASLFPGSPQLAEALDPACAARCLPMLAPGVPHQRLSLTLPLLAGARLRLLALQGQGKLATLRDALAGGDAQQMPIRAFLNLPLELYWCP; from the coding sequence ATGGCGATCTGTAATCTCGACCTGCCGGCGCAGGTCATCGGCTTCACCCTGAGCGACCCCTTGCAGCTCGCTGGCGAACTGGCGCTGGCCGTGGCCAATGCGCTGCGTGCGGCCATTGCCGAACGCGGCCGGGCGACCCTGGTGGTGTCCGGCGGGCGCAGCCCGGTGGAGTTCTTCAAGCGCCTGTCGGCGCAGCCGCTGGACTGGTCGAAGGTGGTGGTCAGCCTCGCCGACGAGCGCTGGGTGCCGGTCGGTCACCCCGACAGCAACGAGGGCCTGGTGCGCCGCCATCTGCTGCAGGGCGAGGCGGCCGCCGCGCGCTTCGTCGGCCTGTACCGGCCGGCGGCCAGCCTGGCCGAGGCCGCCGACCTCGCCGATCGGGCGCTGGCCGAGCTGCCGCAGCCGATCGACGTGCTGGTGCTGGGCATGGGCGAGGACGGCCACACCGCCTCGCTGTTCCCCGGCAGCCCGCAGCTGGCCGAAGCGCTCGACCCCGCCTGTGCGGCGCGCTGCCTGCCGATGCTGGCGCCCGGCGTGCCACACCAGCGCCTCAGCCTGACCCTGCCGCTGCTCGCCGGCGCCCGCCTGCGCCTCTTGGCGCTGCAGGGCCAGGGCAAGCTGGCGACCCTGCGCGACGCGCTGGCCGGCGGCGACGCGCAGCAGATGCCGATCCGCGCCTTCCTCAACCTTCCCCTCGAACTCTACTGGTGCCCCTGA
- a CDS encoding bifunctional 4-hydroxy-2-oxoglutarate aldolase/2-dehydro-3-deoxy-phosphogluconate aldolase, translated as MSILSSRRASQREAVPSMTDKIALIDRLCEAARILPVITIEREADILPLADALAAGGLRTLEVTLRSEYGLAAIRLLREQRPELCIGAGTVLDELMLAEAEAAGAQFIVTPGSTPELLRAGVYSPLPLIPGIGSASEIMLGYAQGYRRFKLFPAELCGGVAALKAFAGPFGNLRFCPTGGVHPGNARSYLAQPNVMCVGGTWMLDREWIRNGDWERIQTASAEALHMLG; from the coding sequence ATGAGCATTCTCTCCAGCCGTCGGGCCAGCCAGCGCGAAGCCGTGCCGAGCATGACCGACAAGATCGCCCTGATCGACCGCCTCTGCGAAGCCGCGCGCATCCTGCCGGTGATCACCATCGAGCGCGAGGCGGACATCCTGCCGCTGGCCGACGCCCTGGCCGCCGGCGGCCTGCGCACCCTCGAGGTCACCCTGCGCTCGGAATACGGCCTGGCCGCCATCCGCCTGCTGCGCGAGCAGCGCCCGGAGCTGTGCATCGGCGCCGGCACCGTGCTCGACGAGCTGATGCTGGCCGAGGCCGAGGCGGCCGGCGCGCAGTTCATCGTCACCCCCGGCAGCACGCCCGAGCTGCTGCGCGCCGGGGTGTACAGCCCGCTGCCGCTGATCCCCGGCATCGGCAGCGCCTCCGAGATCATGCTCGGCTACGCCCAGGGCTACCGGCGCTTCAAGCTGTTCCCCGCCGAGCTGTGCGGCGGCGTCGCCGCGCTCAAGGCCTTCGCCGGGCCGTTCGGCAACCTGCGTTTCTGCCCGACCGGTGGCGTGCACCCCGGCAACGCGCGCAGCTACCTGGCGCAGCCCAACGTGATGTGCGTGGGCGGCACCTGGATGCTCGACCGCGAGTGGATCCGCAACGGCGACTGGGAGCGCATCCAGACCGCCAGCGCCGAAGCCCTGCACATGCTGGGCTGA